The following coding sequences lie in one Apostichopus japonicus isolate 1M-3 chromosome 13, ASM3797524v1, whole genome shotgun sequence genomic window:
- the LOC139978636 gene encoding neuronal acetylcholine receptor subunit alpha-6-like isoform X2 — protein sequence MHCLIVSDPKIVMFFFKCILLGIAFISPFCCLTGDCANISERTALYATLLNSSTYNPYVRPVENSSLPVSVQFRFAPVIHYLIWDDHRLVWNPHDYGGLRSLDLPVNKIWQPELVLYERIPSDTDGNIQIETEVAKVLSNGTVYWYTMASTRSFCFIDIRKFPFDKQNCDVTFTTWMHPENEQLLYHYNDLFINDTYKQNEASAGEWDMTLFHYDPNYRCLYCVEDQSYITYKVTLERYKPGLAMLCFVAPCIVVEAMTFLVFCFHVGDAEVATYGLTCVLALVVFLPMLYNLLPDTGVCYVGIYTAILMLFQAIVTIVRIIWWRLIPVSGKVSRSTISTQTETSYGISNVDSTNQTDKKTSSSEGDKGRKTEEKPDSHQESTPPSHSSGTGEVSSGSGIAESSFSHPSVPNPSERSLLIDSSNEEDKNKKGSLCYLLYTYGFGLIYFVVIFILNLWFFIVLLS from the exons ATGCACTGCCTTATCGTCTCAGACCCAAAAATCgtaatgtttttcttcaaatgcaTTCTTCTTGGAATCGCGTTTATTTCACCATTTTGTTGCCTTACTG GGGATTGTGCCAACATCAGTGAACGTACTGCATTATATGCAACGCTTCTAAACAGTAGCACGTACAATCCTTATGTGAGACCTGTAGAAAATTCATCTCTACCAGTTTCTGTTCAGTTCCGTTTCGCACCGGTGATACATTATTTG ATTTGGGATGACCATCGCCTTGTGTGGAATCCTCATGATTATGGAGGTCTTCGTAGCTTAGATCTACCAGTAAATAAAATATGGCAACCGGAACTGGTCTTGTATGAAAG GATTCCCTCTGACACTGACGGCAATATCCAAATAGAGACCGAAGTTGCGAAAGTTCTTTCTAACGGAACAGTTTACTGGTATACCATGGCATCAACGAGATCATTCTGCTTCATTGATATAAGGAAGTTTCCATTCGATAAGCAGAACTGTGACGTAACGTTCACAACTTGGATGCACCCGGAAAACGAG CAATTACTTTACCACTACAACGATTTATTCATAAACGACACTTACAAACAAAATGAAGCAAGTGCTGGTGAATGGGATATGACGCTCTTCCATTATGACCCTAACTACCGATGTCTTTACTGTGTAGAGGACCAATCGTACATAACGTATAAAGTCACACTGGAACGGTATAAACCTGGGCTCGCCATGCTTTGTTTCGTGGCACCTTGCATAGTGGTGGAAGCCATGACTTTCCTtgtgttttgctttcatgtCGGAGATGCTGAAGTTGCAACTTATGGCCTCACGTGTGTCTTGGCTTTGGTGGTTTTCTTACCGATGCTGTACAATCTGCTACCTGACACTGGTGTCTGTTATGTAG GAATTTATACCGCGATCTTGATGTTGTTCCAGGCGATCGTAACAATAGTGAGAATTATTTGGTGGCGTCTGATACCTGTTTCAGGTAAAGTGAGTAGATCAACAATCTCCACCCAAACCGAAACCAGTTATGGAATAAGCAATGTAGATTCTACTAATCAAACAGATAAGAAAACGAGTTCGTCTGAAGGAGACAAGGGACGTAAAACGGAGGAGAAACCTGATTCACATCAAGAAAGTACACCACCTAGTCATAGCAGTGGCACCGGTGAAGTTTCTAGTGGATCAGGAATTGCAGAATCGAGTTTTTCACATCCATCGGTCCCTAACCCAAGTGAGAGGTCACTTCTAATAGACAGCAGCAATGAAGaggacaaaaacaaaaagggtTCTCTTTGTTACTTATTATATACTTATGGATTTGGGTTAATTTATTTCGTTGTGATTTTCATCCTCAACCTCTGGTTTTTTATCGTCTTACTTAGCTAG
- the LOC139978636 gene encoding neuronal acetylcholine receptor subunit alpha-6-like isoform X1, which produces MHCLIVSDPKIVMFFFKCILLGIAFISPFCCLTGDCANISERTALYATLLNSSTYNPYVRPVENSSLPVSVQFRFAPVIHYLVEGNQEMQLRGMMALIWDDHRLVWNPHDYGGLRSLDLPVNKIWQPELVLYERIPSDTDGNIQIETEVAKVLSNGTVYWYTMASTRSFCFIDIRKFPFDKQNCDVTFTTWMHPENEQLLYHYNDLFINDTYKQNEASAGEWDMTLFHYDPNYRCLYCVEDQSYITYKVTLERYKPGLAMLCFVAPCIVVEAMTFLVFCFHVGDAEVATYGLTCVLALVVFLPMLYNLLPDTGVCYVGIYTAILMLFQAIVTIVRIIWWRLIPVSGKVSRSTISTQTETSYGISNVDSTNQTDKKTSSSEGDKGRKTEEKPDSHQESTPPSHSSGTGEVSSGSGIAESSFSHPSVPNPSERSLLIDSSNEEDKNKKGSLCYLLYTYGFGLIYFVVIFILNLWFFIVLLS; this is translated from the exons ATGCACTGCCTTATCGTCTCAGACCCAAAAATCgtaatgtttttcttcaaatgcaTTCTTCTTGGAATCGCGTTTATTTCACCATTTTGTTGCCTTACTG GGGATTGTGCCAACATCAGTGAACGTACTGCATTATATGCAACGCTTCTAAACAGTAGCACGTACAATCCTTATGTGAGACCTGTAGAAAATTCATCTCTACCAGTTTCTGTTCAGTTCCGTTTCGCACCGGTGATACATTATTTG GTTGAAGGTAATCAGGAAATGCAGTTAAGAGGCATGATGGCTTTG ATTTGGGATGACCATCGCCTTGTGTGGAATCCTCATGATTATGGAGGTCTTCGTAGCTTAGATCTACCAGTAAATAAAATATGGCAACCGGAACTGGTCTTGTATGAAAG GATTCCCTCTGACACTGACGGCAATATCCAAATAGAGACCGAAGTTGCGAAAGTTCTTTCTAACGGAACAGTTTACTGGTATACCATGGCATCAACGAGATCATTCTGCTTCATTGATATAAGGAAGTTTCCATTCGATAAGCAGAACTGTGACGTAACGTTCACAACTTGGATGCACCCGGAAAACGAG CAATTACTTTACCACTACAACGATTTATTCATAAACGACACTTACAAACAAAATGAAGCAAGTGCTGGTGAATGGGATATGACGCTCTTCCATTATGACCCTAACTACCGATGTCTTTACTGTGTAGAGGACCAATCGTACATAACGTATAAAGTCACACTGGAACGGTATAAACCTGGGCTCGCCATGCTTTGTTTCGTGGCACCTTGCATAGTGGTGGAAGCCATGACTTTCCTtgtgttttgctttcatgtCGGAGATGCTGAAGTTGCAACTTATGGCCTCACGTGTGTCTTGGCTTTGGTGGTTTTCTTACCGATGCTGTACAATCTGCTACCTGACACTGGTGTCTGTTATGTAG GAATTTATACCGCGATCTTGATGTTGTTCCAGGCGATCGTAACAATAGTGAGAATTATTTGGTGGCGTCTGATACCTGTTTCAGGTAAAGTGAGTAGATCAACAATCTCCACCCAAACCGAAACCAGTTATGGAATAAGCAATGTAGATTCTACTAATCAAACAGATAAGAAAACGAGTTCGTCTGAAGGAGACAAGGGACGTAAAACGGAGGAGAAACCTGATTCACATCAAGAAAGTACACCACCTAGTCATAGCAGTGGCACCGGTGAAGTTTCTAGTGGATCAGGAATTGCAGAATCGAGTTTTTCACATCCATCGGTCCCTAACCCAAGTGAGAGGTCACTTCTAATAGACAGCAGCAATGAAGaggacaaaaacaaaaagggtTCTCTTTGTTACTTATTATATACTTATGGATTTGGGTTAATTTATTTCGTTGTGATTTTCATCCTCAACCTCTGGTTTTTTATCGTCTTACTTAGCTAG